One Micromonospora eburnea genomic region harbors:
- a CDS encoding vitamin B12-dependent ribonucleotide reductase — protein MGDRAHEGGDVVTTSKSRNKAGTGLKIERVWTTEGVHPYDEVAWERRDVVMTNWRDGSINFEQRGVEFPESWSVNAANIVTTKYFRGAVGTPEREWSLKQLIDRVVGTYRTAGEEYGYFATPADAEVFAHELTWMLLHQVFSFNSPVWFNVGTPSPQQVSACFILAVDDSMDSILDWYKEEGLIFKGGSGSGVNLSRIRSSKELLSSGGTASGPVSFMRGADASAGTIKSGGATRRAAKMVILDVDHPDIEEFVVTKAREEDKIRALRDAGFDMDLGGADIVSVQYQNANNSVRVSDEFMTAVENGGGFDLRGRLDGQTIETIDAKKLFRTISQAAWECADPGLQYDDTINDWHTCPETGRITASNPCSEYLHLDNSSCNLASLNLMKFLRADGGFEVEKFVKSVELVITAMDISICFADFPTEKIGETTRAYRQLGIGYANLGALLMASGLPYDSEPGREVAAAITSLMTGTAYRRSAELAGIVGAYDGYARNAEAHKRVMRKHAAANDAIKPTGTVATAVQREATKQWTLGNKVGDKFGWRNSQASVLAPTGTIGLMMDCDTTGVEPDLALVKFKKLVGGGSMQIVNQTVPRALRSLGYPEEQVEAIVEHIADHGHVVDAPGLKPEHYPVFDCAMGERSIAPMGHVRMMAAVQPFISGAISKTVNMPEQATVEDVEKIYFEGWKLGLKALAIYRDNCKVGQPLSAAKPSKAVEPATEPEKVVEKVVEYRPVRKRLPKKRPSQTISFSVGGAEGYLTASSYPDDGLGEVFLKMSKQGSTLAGVMDAFSVAISIGLQYGVPLETYVSKFTNMRFEPAGMTDDPDVRMAASVMDYIFRRLALDFLPYDRRAELGIFTAKERAAQLAAEAEAEANGADLAAMAASAPVATPEPKAGPVAQPKQEVAEVAVVKPAPSVGSSTELLEAVIGKAADAPLCFTCGTKMRPAGSCYVCEGCGSTSGCS, from the coding sequence GTGGGTGACCGCGCACACGAGGGGGGCGACGTCGTGACGACAAGCAAGTCGCGGAACAAGGCCGGGACAGGGCTGAAGATCGAACGCGTCTGGACGACCGAGGGGGTGCACCCCTACGACGAGGTCGCCTGGGAGCGCCGCGACGTCGTGATGACGAACTGGCGGGACGGCTCGATCAACTTCGAGCAGCGCGGGGTGGAGTTCCCCGAGTCCTGGAGCGTCAACGCGGCCAACATCGTGACCACCAAGTACTTCCGGGGCGCGGTGGGGACCCCGGAGCGGGAGTGGTCGCTCAAGCAGCTGATCGACCGGGTGGTCGGCACCTACCGCACCGCCGGTGAGGAGTACGGCTACTTCGCCACCCCCGCCGACGCGGAGGTCTTCGCGCACGAGCTGACCTGGATGCTGCTGCACCAGGTGTTCAGCTTCAACTCGCCGGTCTGGTTCAACGTGGGCACGCCGTCCCCGCAGCAGGTCAGCGCGTGCTTCATCCTGGCCGTCGACGACTCGATGGACTCCATCCTGGACTGGTACAAGGAGGAGGGGCTGATCTTCAAGGGCGGCTCCGGCTCCGGCGTCAACCTGTCCCGGATCCGCTCCTCGAAGGAGCTGCTCTCCTCCGGCGGCACCGCCTCCGGCCCGGTCAGCTTCATGCGCGGCGCGGACGCCAGCGCGGGGACCATAAAGTCCGGCGGCGCCACCCGGCGCGCGGCCAAGATGGTCATCCTCGACGTGGACCACCCGGACATCGAGGAGTTCGTGGTCACCAAGGCGCGCGAGGAGGACAAGATCCGCGCGCTGCGGGACGCCGGTTTCGACATGGACCTGGGCGGCGCCGACATCGTCAGCGTGCAGTACCAGAACGCCAACAACTCGGTCCGCGTCTCCGACGAGTTCATGACCGCGGTGGAGAACGGCGGCGGCTTCGACCTGCGCGGCCGGCTCGACGGGCAGACCATCGAGACGATCGACGCGAAGAAGCTGTTCCGCACCATCTCCCAGGCCGCCTGGGAGTGCGCCGACCCCGGCCTCCAGTACGACGACACCATCAACGACTGGCACACCTGCCCGGAGACCGGGCGGATCACCGCGTCGAACCCGTGCTCGGAGTACCTGCACCTGGACAACTCCTCGTGCAACCTGGCCTCGCTGAACCTGATGAAGTTCCTGCGCGCCGACGGCGGCTTCGAGGTGGAGAAGTTCGTCAAGTCGGTCGAGCTGGTCATCACCGCGATGGACATCTCGATCTGCTTCGCCGACTTCCCGACCGAGAAGATCGGGGAGACCACCCGTGCCTACCGGCAGCTCGGCATCGGGTACGCCAACCTGGGCGCGCTGCTGATGGCCTCCGGCCTGCCGTACGACTCGGAGCCGGGCCGGGAGGTCGCCGCGGCGATCACCTCGCTGATGACCGGCACGGCGTACCGCCGCTCGGCCGAGCTGGCCGGCATCGTCGGCGCGTACGACGGCTACGCCCGCAACGCCGAGGCGCACAAGCGGGTCATGCGCAAGCACGCCGCCGCCAACGACGCGATCAAGCCGACCGGCACGGTGGCGACCGCCGTCCAGCGTGAGGCCACCAAGCAGTGGACCCTGGGCAACAAGGTCGGTGACAAGTTCGGCTGGCGTAACTCGCAGGCCAGCGTGCTCGCCCCGACCGGCACCATCGGCCTGATGATGGACTGCGACACCACCGGTGTCGAGCCGGACCTGGCCCTGGTCAAGTTCAAGAAGCTGGTCGGCGGCGGCTCGATGCAGATCGTCAACCAGACCGTGCCGCGCGCCCTGCGCAGCCTCGGCTACCCGGAGGAGCAGGTCGAGGCGATCGTCGAGCACATCGCCGACCACGGCCACGTGGTCGACGCCCCCGGCCTCAAGCCGGAGCACTACCCGGTCTTCGACTGCGCCATGGGCGAGCGGTCCATCGCGCCGATGGGTCACGTGCGGATGATGGCGGCCGTCCAGCCGTTCATCTCCGGCGCCATCTCCAAGACGGTCAACATGCCCGAGCAGGCGACCGTCGAGGACGTCGAGAAGATCTACTTCGAGGGCTGGAAGCTCGGCCTGAAGGCGCTGGCGATCTACCGGGACAACTGCAAGGTCGGCCAGCCGCTCTCCGCCGCCAAGCCGAGCAAGGCGGTGGAGCCGGCGACCGAGCCGGAGAAGGTGGTCGAGAAGGTCGTCGAGTACCGGCCGGTGCGCAAGCGGCTGCCGAAGAAGCGCCCGTCGCAGACCATCTCCTTCTCGGTCGGCGGCGCCGAGGGCTACCTCACCGCCTCGTCGTACCCGGACGACGGCCTCGGCGAGGTCTTCCTCAAGATGTCGAAGCAGGGCTCGACCCTGGCCGGCGTGATGGACGCCTTCTCGGTGGCCATCTCCATCGGTCTCCAGTACGGCGTCCCGCTGGAGACGTACGTCAGCAAGTTCACCAACATGCGTTTCGAGCCGGCCGGCATGACCGACGACCCGGACGTGCGGATGGCGGCCTCGGTGATGGACTACATCTTCCGCCGCCTGGCCCTGGACTTCCTGCCGTACGACCGCCGTGCTGAGCTGGGCATCTTCACCGCCAAGGAGCGGGCCGCCCAGCTTGCGGCCGAGGCGGAGGCGGAGGCGAACGGCGCGGACCTCGCCGCGATGGCCGCCTCCGCCCCGGTCGCGACGCCCGAGCCGAAGGCCGGCCCGGTCGCCCAGCCGAAGCAGGAGGTCGCGGAGGTCGCCGTCGTCAAGCCGGCGCCGTCGGTGGGCTCCAGCACCGAGCTGCTGGAGGCCGTGATCGGCAAGGCCGCCGACGCGCCGCTCTGCTTCACCTGCGGTACGAAGATGCGGCCGGCCGGTAGCTGCTACGTCTGCGAGGGCTGCGGCTCCACCAGCGGCTGCAGCTGA
- a CDS encoding nucleotidyltransferase domain-containing protein — protein sequence MAISPPVVEEFGTQLATLGWVDGLLVAGSLATGDYLPGISDLDLVALVDGPVDAARRATLVDLHRRLDAGAGSGLHLGCVYADTATALDVQVRHPTWTHGQLVQRILSGITRAELVRHGYAIFGPAPRDVFPPMSTDDVRAAAHAEVTGYWAWAARRPWLWWDPVIADLGLTSMARGRHALRNGELLTKSEAIQRAAGPAWLIGQLAARRRGESVSSPRLRTALIAWRDARRTVAQARRGIKR from the coding sequence ATGGCGATCTCGCCACCGGTCGTCGAGGAGTTCGGCACGCAACTCGCCACACTCGGCTGGGTCGACGGACTTCTGGTCGCGGGATCGTTGGCGACCGGCGACTACCTCCCCGGCATCAGCGATCTCGACCTGGTGGCCCTGGTCGACGGCCCGGTCGACGCGGCCCGGCGGGCCACGCTCGTCGATCTGCACCGTCGCCTCGACGCCGGTGCCGGCTCGGGGCTGCACCTCGGCTGCGTCTACGCCGACACCGCGACGGCGCTCGACGTCCAGGTGCGCCATCCGACCTGGACCCACGGGCAGCTCGTCCAGCGCATCCTCTCCGGCATCACCCGGGCGGAGCTGGTCCGCCACGGGTACGCGATCTTCGGCCCCGCGCCCCGCGACGTCTTCCCGCCGATGAGCACTGACGACGTACGTGCGGCTGCCCACGCGGAGGTCACCGGATACTGGGCCTGGGCCGCCCGGCGGCCGTGGCTGTGGTGGGACCCCGTCATCGCCGACCTCGGTCTCACCTCGATGGCCCGGGGACGCCACGCACTCCGCAACGGGGAACTGCTCACCAAGTCCGAAGCCATCCAGCGGGCCGCTGGCCCGGCCTGGCTGATCGGTCAGCTCGCCGCCCGGCGCCGGGGGGAGAGCGTCTCCTCGCCCCGGCTCCGCACCGCCCTGATCGCCTGGCGGGACGCCCGGCGGACCGTTGCCCAGGCACGAAGGGGCATCAAACGATGA
- a CDS encoding DUF2332 domain-containing protein produces the protein MTTAARYATFGVREAHGVSPAYERLALAVAQDDEVLALLEALPPAKRQPNLLFSVVRLLGGPVEEPAAFHDYVVANWPAIEPEMRTRWTQTNEPGRCAVLLPVLAALPQPLALLEVGASAGLCLYPDRYAYRYGEHLLGAGEPVLDCVATGVPLPDRRPEVVWRAGLDLNPLDVTDPADVAWLDALIWPEHTHRRARLRAAAAMVAADPPLLVRGDVVDDLPALAAQAPADATLVVFHSSVLYLVPEPRRDAFAELVRGLPGHWVANETPEVLGCDGLPEPPSEAQHNVLALDGKPLAWTRGHGQALSWFG, from the coding sequence ATGACGACCGCGGCCAGGTACGCCACGTTCGGCGTCCGCGAGGCGCACGGTGTGTCGCCCGCGTACGAGCGGTTGGCGCTGGCGGTGGCCCAGGACGACGAAGTGCTCGCCCTGCTGGAGGCGCTGCCACCCGCCAAACGGCAGCCGAACCTGCTCTTCTCCGTGGTCCGGCTGCTCGGCGGGCCGGTCGAGGAGCCGGCCGCGTTCCACGACTACGTGGTGGCGAACTGGCCGGCGATCGAGCCGGAGATGCGTACCCGGTGGACGCAGACGAACGAGCCCGGGCGGTGCGCCGTACTGCTGCCGGTGCTGGCCGCGTTGCCGCAGCCGCTCGCGTTGCTGGAGGTCGGTGCCTCCGCCGGTCTGTGCCTCTACCCCGACCGCTACGCCTACCGCTACGGCGAGCACCTGCTCGGCGCGGGCGAGCCGGTCCTCGACTGCGTGGCCACCGGAGTGCCGCTGCCGGATCGCCGACCCGAGGTGGTGTGGCGGGCCGGCCTGGATCTGAACCCGCTCGACGTGACCGACCCGGCGGACGTGGCGTGGCTGGACGCGCTCATCTGGCCGGAGCACACCCACCGCCGTGCCCGGTTGCGGGCCGCCGCGGCGATGGTGGCGGCCGACCCCCCGCTGCTCGTCCGCGGTGACGTGGTGGACGACCTGCCGGCGCTGGCCGCGCAGGCGCCGGCCGACGCCACCCTGGTGGTGTTCCACAGTTCGGTGCTCTACCTGGTGCCCGAGCCCCGCCGCGACGCGTTCGCCGAGCTGGTACGCGGGCTGCCCGGCCACTGGGTCGCGAACGAGACGCCGGAGGTGCTGGGCTGCGACGGGTTGCCGGAGCCGCCGAGCGAGGCGCAGCACAACGTGCTCGCGCTGGACGGGAAGCCGCTCGCCTGGACCCGCGGACACGGCCAGGCGCTCAGCTGGTTCGGGTAG
- a CDS encoding DUF6010 family protein translates to MTILAPVLIGLLYVCLNAFIREPHRRTVNAIMVGGAGAAYLSGGGLGGWEFPFVALTAYLAWRGLASWTWIGIGWLLHTAWDVAHHLKGAPIIPFLPASSHGCAICDPVIALWAFTGGWSVTDLARRWLPSASARDATAGTPNAGSTTRTS, encoded by the coding sequence ATGACCATCCTCGCGCCAGTGCTCATCGGCCTCCTCTACGTCTGCCTCAACGCGTTCATCCGCGAACCGCACCGCCGCACCGTCAATGCGATCATGGTGGGCGGGGCCGGGGCGGCGTACCTCAGCGGTGGCGGCCTCGGCGGCTGGGAGTTCCCCTTCGTCGCGCTGACCGCGTACCTGGCCTGGCGGGGCCTGGCGTCGTGGACGTGGATCGGGATCGGTTGGCTGCTGCACACCGCCTGGGATGTCGCCCATCACCTGAAGGGCGCACCGATCATCCCGTTCCTGCCCGCTTCCTCGCACGGCTGCGCCATCTGCGACCCGGTCATCGCCCTCTGGGCGTTCACCGGCGGCTGGTCGGTGACGGATCTGGCGCGGCGGTGGCTGCCGTCTGCCTCGGCGAGGGACGCAACGGCCGGCACCCCGAATGCTGGCAGCACTACCCGAACCAGCTGA
- a CDS encoding GlxA family transcriptional regulator: protein MHQVVVLAYDDVVPFDLSVPVEVFGRARLTDGGPAYEVRVCAVTDAVRAGAVSLRAPYDLSVLADADTIVVPGVADLDVAVPPAVLDALAGTPARLLSICTGAFVLAAAERLDGRRATTHWAAAAELARRHPAVTVDPGVLFVADGPVLTSAGAAAGLDLCLHVVRGDHGAAVAADTARSCVMPLERAGGQAQFIAYEPPTPAGHGLQPLLDWLTDNLHRPLTLADIAAHASMSTRSLSRRFRDQIGTTPVQWLNRQRIRRAQQLLERTDHPVERVGTLVGFTSPTAFRESFRQLVGVPPRAYRTAFPPEPRSALAPPRPRRS, encoded by the coding sequence ATGCATCAGGTGGTGGTACTGGCCTATGACGACGTGGTCCCGTTCGACCTGTCCGTGCCGGTCGAGGTGTTCGGCCGGGCGCGGCTGACCGACGGCGGCCCGGCCTACGAGGTACGCGTCTGCGCCGTCACGGACGCGGTGCGGGCCGGCGCGGTCAGCCTCCGGGCACCGTACGACCTCTCCGTGCTGGCCGACGCCGACACGATCGTCGTACCCGGGGTGGCCGATCTCGACGTCGCGGTGCCCCCGGCGGTTCTGGACGCGCTCGCGGGCACCCCGGCCCGGCTGTTGTCGATCTGCACCGGCGCCTTCGTGCTGGCCGCCGCGGAGCGGCTCGACGGCCGGCGGGCGACCACCCACTGGGCCGCCGCGGCCGAGCTGGCCCGCCGGCATCCCGCCGTCACCGTCGACCCCGGCGTGCTGTTCGTCGCGGACGGGCCGGTGTTGACGTCGGCCGGCGCGGCGGCCGGCCTCGACCTCTGCCTGCACGTGGTGCGGGGCGACCATGGCGCGGCGGTCGCCGCGGACACCGCGCGGAGCTGCGTCATGCCGCTGGAGCGTGCCGGTGGTCAGGCACAGTTCATCGCGTACGAGCCGCCCACGCCGGCCGGACACGGCCTGCAACCGCTGTTGGACTGGCTGACCGACAACCTGCACCGCCCGCTCACGCTGGCCGACATCGCCGCGCACGCCTCGATGAGTACGCGCTCCCTCAGTCGGCGTTTCCGCGATCAGATCGGCACCACGCCGGTGCAGTGGCTCAACCGGCAGCGGATCCGCCGCGCCCAGCAGCTGCTGGAACGCACCGACCACCCGGTCGAACGGGTCGGCACCCTCGTCGGCTTCACCTCTCCCACGGCCTTCCGCGAGTCCTTCCGCCAACTCGTCGGCGTCCCGCCCCGCGCCTACCGCACCGCCTTTCCACCCGAGCCCCGCTCTGCCCTCGCCCCGCCCCGGCCACGTCGATCATGA
- a CDS encoding RNA polymerase sigma factor: protein MLAATARVAGDLDVAEECVQDAYVAALAAWARDGVPDKPGAWLTATAKRKALDVLRRDKVFRSKMPLLVEPVEAEMADEPGEDAVPDDRLRLVFTCCHPALAREAQVALTLRLVCGVSTGDIARAFLVSEPTMAARVTRAKKKIAAARIPYRVPEAAELPERLDAVLSVIHLLYTAGHTAPTGGDLVRADLIDRALHLTRMLLALMPDEPEVRGLLALLLLTDARRATRTDAEGRLLRLEDQDRSAWDRPAIEEGNRLVLGAFRTGRVGRYALQAAIASLHAVAPSYAATDWPQVVRLYDELLKRWPSPVVALNRAVAVSMAEGPSAALAEVDALAQDPRLAGYHYLPAIRADLLRRLDRPQEAADAYRSALALVDNDTERAFLTARLASLTPPTKIDSVYGNRWPRGAL from the coding sequence GTGCTCGCCGCGACGGCGCGCGTCGCCGGCGATCTCGACGTCGCCGAGGAGTGCGTCCAGGACGCGTACGTGGCCGCGCTGGCCGCCTGGGCCCGGGACGGCGTACCCGACAAGCCCGGCGCCTGGCTGACCGCCACGGCGAAGCGCAAGGCCCTCGACGTGCTGCGCCGGGACAAGGTGTTCCGGTCGAAGATGCCCCTGCTCGTGGAACCGGTGGAGGCCGAGATGGCGGACGAGCCAGGCGAGGACGCGGTGCCCGACGACCGGCTGCGGCTGGTCTTCACCTGCTGCCACCCGGCGCTGGCCCGGGAGGCCCAGGTCGCGCTGACCCTGCGCCTGGTGTGCGGGGTGAGCACCGGCGACATCGCCCGGGCGTTCCTGGTCTCCGAGCCGACGATGGCCGCCCGGGTCACCCGGGCCAAGAAGAAGATCGCCGCAGCCCGGATCCCGTACCGGGTGCCCGAGGCCGCCGAGCTGCCCGAGCGGCTGGACGCGGTGCTGTCCGTGATCCACCTGCTCTACACCGCCGGGCACACCGCGCCGACCGGCGGCGACCTGGTCCGCGCCGACCTGATCGACCGGGCACTGCACCTGACCCGGATGCTGCTCGCCCTGATGCCCGACGAGCCGGAGGTCCGCGGGCTGCTCGCGCTGCTGCTGCTCACCGACGCGCGCCGGGCCACGCGTACCGACGCCGAGGGGCGGCTGCTCCGGCTCGAAGACCAGGACCGGTCCGCCTGGGACCGGCCGGCCATCGAAGAGGGCAACCGCCTGGTCCTCGGCGCGTTCCGGACCGGCCGCGTCGGCCGGTACGCGCTCCAGGCCGCCATCGCCTCGCTGCACGCCGTCGCGCCCAGCTACGCCGCGACCGACTGGCCCCAGGTGGTACGCCTCTACGACGAGCTGCTGAAACGCTGGCCGTCACCGGTCGTCGCACTCAACCGGGCGGTGGCCGTGTCGATGGCTGAGGGCCCTTCGGCCGCCCTCGCCGAGGTCGACGCGCTGGCCCAGGACCCGCGGCTGGCCGGCTACCACTATCTCCCGGCGATCCGCGCCGACCTGCTGCGCCGCCTCGACCGTCCGCAGGAGGCGGCCGACGCGTACCGCTCGGCCCTGGCCCTGGTCGACAACGACACCGAACGCGCCTTCCTCACCGCCCGCCTGGCCTCCCTCACCCCACCCACCAAGATCGACTCCGTGTACGGCAACAGGTGGCCTCGCGGCGCGCTGTGA
- a CDS encoding YciI family protein: protein MAQYAVLIYSPAPADPMEITPDYLALLDRYPAQVEELGGKIVTGFALQPSTTATAIRGDLVTDGPFIEAKEVVAGFFVLEAPDLDVALKIAKLNPATIDGGVEVRPLFVPPAE from the coding sequence ATGGCCCAGTACGCAGTCCTGATCTACTCGCCCGCGCCGGCCGACCCGATGGAGATCACGCCCGACTACCTGGCGCTGCTGGATCGCTACCCGGCCCAGGTCGAGGAGCTGGGCGGCAAGATCGTCACGGGGTTCGCGCTGCAGCCCAGCACCACCGCCACGGCGATCCGCGGCGACCTCGTCACCGACGGCCCGTTCATCGAGGCCAAGGAGGTCGTCGCCGGGTTCTTCGTCCTGGAGGCGCCCGACCTGGACGTGGCCCTGAAGATCGCCAAGCTGAACCCGGCCACCATCGACGGCGGCGTCGAGGTCCGGCCGCTGTTCGTCCCGCCGGCCGAGTGA
- a CDS encoding class I SAM-dependent DNA methyltransferase — MTGPTWLTETRVAYDTVAVDYARLIPDVAEGTLARSMLTAFAEQVGPGRPVLEVGCGTGRITAHLRDLGLDVSGVDLSPGMIQVARRAYPGLRFEVGSMTALALPDAGLAGLVAWYSIIHLPPELLPEVFAEFHRVLAPGGRLLLAIKAGDRRIRLQQAYGHTVSYDVHWLPPDRLAAQLTESGLAVRATLVREAEGLEKGPQAFLLAERPDGTADR; from the coding sequence GTGACCGGACCGACTTGGCTGACCGAGACCCGCGTCGCGTACGACACGGTCGCCGTGGACTACGCGCGACTGATCCCCGACGTGGCGGAGGGCACGCTGGCCCGGAGCATGCTGACCGCATTCGCCGAGCAGGTCGGGCCCGGGCGGCCGGTGCTGGAGGTGGGCTGCGGGACCGGCCGGATCACCGCCCACCTGCGTGACCTCGGCCTGGACGTGTCCGGCGTGGACCTCTCGCCCGGCATGATCCAGGTGGCCCGCCGGGCGTACCCGGGGCTGCGCTTCGAGGTCGGCTCGATGACCGCCCTGGCGCTGCCCGACGCCGGGCTGGCCGGGCTCGTCGCCTGGTACTCGATCATCCATCTGCCGCCCGAGCTGCTGCCCGAGGTGTTCGCCGAGTTCCACCGGGTGCTCGCCCCGGGCGGCCGGCTCCTGCTCGCGATCAAGGCCGGAGACCGACGGATCCGCCTCCAGCAGGCGTACGGGCACACCGTCTCGTACGACGTGCACTGGCTGCCACCGGACCGGCTCGCCGCCCAGCTCACCGAGTCCGGGTTGGCCGTGCGGGCCACGCTGGTCCGGGAGGCGGAGGGCCTTGAGAAGGGACCGCAGGCGTTCCTCCTGGCCGAGCGGCCGGACGGGACGGCGGACCGGTGA
- a CDS encoding asparaginase produces the protein MTVALFTLGGTIAMAGSAGQGVVNRLSGAQLTAAVPGLADVPLDVHDVRAVPSAALTYRQVLELVDAAGAAVAAGATGAVVTQGTDSLEETAYLADLVWPHPAPLVLTGAMRNPTLAGPDGPANLLAAARVAVAPDARDLGVLVAFNDEIHAARHVRKTHSTSTATFASPNAGPLGHVIEGEVRLLTRPPRRDPLPPVDADRLAATRVALHTVTLDDDVALLDALASNLDGLVVAGFGVGHVPPDFAPALGALAERMPVVLASRTGAGSVLRHTYGAVGSESDLLRRGLIGGGLLDPYKAKVLLRLLLAGGADHAAVRDAFRRYG, from the coding sequence GTGACCGTCGCGCTGTTCACCCTCGGCGGCACGATCGCCATGGCCGGGAGCGCCGGACAGGGCGTGGTCAACCGGCTCAGCGGGGCCCAGCTCACCGCCGCCGTACCGGGGCTCGCCGACGTCCCGCTCGACGTCCACGACGTGCGGGCGGTGCCGAGCGCCGCGCTGACGTACCGGCAGGTGCTGGAGCTGGTCGACGCGGCGGGCGCGGCGGTGGCGGCCGGGGCGACCGGCGCGGTGGTCACCCAGGGCACCGACAGCCTGGAGGAGACCGCGTACCTGGCCGACCTGGTCTGGCCGCACCCGGCGCCGCTGGTGCTCACCGGCGCGATGCGCAACCCCACCCTCGCCGGCCCGGACGGCCCGGCGAACCTGCTCGCCGCCGCCCGGGTCGCCGTCGCGCCGGATGCGCGCGATCTCGGCGTGCTGGTCGCGTTCAACGACGAGATCCACGCCGCGCGGCACGTCCGCAAGACCCACAGCACCAGTACGGCCACCTTCGCCTCGCCCAACGCCGGCCCGCTCGGCCACGTGATCGAGGGGGAGGTACGCCTGCTCACCCGGCCGCCCCGGCGGGACCCGCTGCCGCCGGTGGACGCCGACCGGCTCGCCGCCACCCGGGTGGCGTTGCACACCGTCACCCTCGACGACGACGTGGCGCTGCTCGACGCGCTCGCGTCGAACCTGGACGGACTGGTGGTGGCCGGCTTCGGGGTGGGGCACGTGCCGCCGGACTTCGCCCCGGCGCTCGGCGCGCTGGCCGAACGGATGCCGGTGGTGCTCGCCTCGCGGACCGGCGCCGGGTCGGTGCTGCGGCACACGTACGGGGCGGTCGGCTCGGAGAGCGACCTGCTCCGGCGGGGTCTGATCGGCGGCGGGTTGCTCGACCCGTACAAGGCGAAGGTGCTGCTCCGGCTCCTGCTGGCCGGTGGCGCGGACCACGCGGCGGTCCGGGACGCCTTCCGCCGGTACGGCTGA
- a CDS encoding DUF5522 domain-containing protein, with the protein MSGERRALAERALTEPHPSRLSPEHPRRERILAAHAAALAAGEAGYRDPETGLFVLTAGFLAARGTCCGRGCRHCPYVDD; encoded by the coding sequence GTGAGTGGAGAGCGACGAGCCCTGGCGGAGCGGGCGTTGACCGAGCCGCACCCGTCCCGGCTGTCGCCTGAGCACCCGCGGCGGGAGCGGATCCTGGCCGCGCACGCGGCCGCGCTGGCCGCCGGGGAGGCCGGCTACCGCGACCCGGAGACCGGGCTGTTCGTGCTCACCGCCGGGTTCCTCGCCGCCCGGGGCACCTGCTGTGGGCGAGGCTGTCGACACTGTCCGTACGTGGACGATTGA
- a CDS encoding metal-dependent transcriptional regulator, with amino-acid sequence MRHDRHDLVDTTEMYLRTILELEEEGVPPLRARIAERLRQSGPTVSQTVARMERDGLLTVEGDRHLSLTPLGRGTAVAVMRKHRLAELLLVNVIGMPYEEAHDEACRWEHVMSDAVEKRVYDLLNRPTRSPYGNPIPGLEELGEPGQPEAESTETERNLAFPGLSGPVVVRRICESVQTDADVLRQLHAAGVDPGATVTVAQERDGVSIDRSGDRIRLPREVASRVFVAAH; translated from the coding sequence ATGCGCCACGATCGCCATGATCTAGTCGACACGACCGAGATGTACCTGCGCACCATCCTCGAACTGGAGGAGGAGGGGGTGCCCCCGCTGCGTGCCCGGATCGCGGAGCGGCTGCGCCAGAGCGGTCCCACCGTCAGCCAGACCGTCGCCCGGATGGAGCGGGACGGCCTGCTCACCGTCGAGGGCGACCGGCATCTGTCGCTCACCCCGTTGGGTCGCGGCACCGCGGTCGCGGTCATGCGCAAGCACCGGCTGGCCGAGCTGCTGCTGGTCAACGTGATCGGAATGCCCTACGAGGAGGCCCACGACGAGGCCTGCCGGTGGGAGCACGTGATGAGCGACGCGGTGGAGAAGCGGGTCTACGACCTGCTCAACCGCCCCACCCGCTCGCCGTACGGCAACCCGATCCCGGGGCTGGAGGAGCTGGGCGAGCCGGGCCAGCCGGAGGCCGAGTCCACCGAGACCGAGCGCAACCTCGCCTTCCCCGGTCTCTCCGGTCCGGTCGTGGTACGCCGGATCTGCGAGAGCGTGCAGACCGACGCGGACGTGCTCCGGCAACTGCACGCGGCCGGCGTCGACCCGGGTGCGACGGTGACCGTGGCGCAGGAGCGGGACGGCGTCTCCATCGACCGCTCGGGCGACCGGATCCGGTTGCCCCGCGAGGTGGCCTCCCGGGTGTTCGTCGCGGCCCACTGA